From Solanum lycopersicum chromosome 8, SLM_r2.1, the proteins below share one genomic window:
- the LOC101260368 gene encoding SH3 domain-containing protein 1 yields the protein MEAIKKQATKLREQVAKQQQAILRQLGHLGHESVMVDEAELEIHQRLQELYMSTRAAKHFQRDIVRGVEGYISTSKKQVEIARKLVDNCYKYGSEIQNGPSTLPKVAVEFGTTHAAMEDQREIMLGVLGSQVCEPLRASIHGAPLEDARHLTHSYDRMRQEFESQATEVIRRQSKFREASTESLAKLKNAETRLSELKSSVLVLGKEATDAMLSVEEEQQQITFQKLLTMVDAERSYHQNVVSILEKLHSEMLVEEQLSESPPQSSNSPRVLHDTTSNGTEHPETEDKSPTYFIAKVMHSFDAQADGELSLEVGDYVVVRQVAPNGWSEGECNGKSGWFPSAYAVMSDEVAASKMVETDTTP from the exons ATGGAGGCTATAAAGAAACAAGCAACTAAATTGAGGGAGCAAGTGGCTAAGCAGCAGCAG GCTATTTTGAGACAACTGGGGCACTTGGGCCATGAATCTGTAATGGTCGATGAAGCAGAACTGGAGATTCATCAGCGACTTCAAGAATTATATATGTCTACAAGGGCTGCAAAG CATTTCCAGAGAGATATTGTTCGTGGTGTAGAAGGATATATATCAACCAGTAAAAAACAAGTGGAAATAG CTAGAAAGTTGGTGGACAATTGTTATAAATATGGGAGCGAGATTCAAAATGGTCCTTCTACCTTGCCAAAGGTTGCCGTGGAATTTGGTACTACACATGCTGCAATGGAAGATCAAAGGGAAATTATGCTAGGAGTTCTTGGATCACAG GTTTGTGAGCCGTTGAGAGCATCAATACATGGTGCTCCTTTAGAAGATGCTCGCCATTTGACTCACAGTTATGACAGAATGCGCCAGGAGTTCGAATCTCAG GCTACTGAAGTAATAAGACGTCAATCAAAGTTTAGAGAAGCTTCTACTGAAAGTTTGGCAAAGCTTAAAAATGCAGAAACGAGATTGTCGGAGCTCAAATCTTCAGTGTTGGTTCTTGGCAAAGAAGCAACTGATGCCATGTTATCTGTAGAGGAGGAGCAACAACAGATTACTTTCCAAAAGCTTCTTACCATG GTCGATGCTGAAAGATCGTATCATCAGAATGTTGTTTCCATTTTGGAGAAGTTGCATTCTGAG ATGCTTGTAGAAGAGCAATTAAGTGAGTCACCTCCACAATCTTCAAATTCACCAAGAGTTTTGCATGATACAACTTCAAACGGAACTGAGCATCCAGAAACTGAGGATAAAAGTCCTACCTATTTTATTGCCAAG GTCATGCACTCTTTTGATGCCCAAGCAGATGGCGAGCTAAGTCTAGAGGTTGGCGATTATGTGGTAGTCCGGCAG GTTGCTCCAAATGGATGGTCTGAAGGAGAGTGCAATGGCAAGTCAGGTTGGTTCCCCTCCGCGTATGCAGTAATGTCAGACGAAGTAGCAGCAAGCAAAATGGTGGAAACGGATACCACACCATAA